The Etheostoma spectabile isolate EspeVRDwgs_2016 chromosome 9, UIUC_Espe_1.0, whole genome shotgun sequence DNA segment gaagatGCCACAGCTTCTCATCCTCCTGATGACCATTTTGGTGCACGCAGCAACCGCTTTCCCCACGGAAAGAAGAGCTCTGCTGAGCCAGACCAAACACGCCTCCTGGGACGACATGAACGTGGTGGCTCACGGCCTCCTGCAGCTGGGCCAGGGTCTGAAGGAGCACGTGGAcaagaccaaagcccagatgaGAGACATCAATGCCAAACTAAAGGCCTTCAACTGCACTGTGGCTGACCTGGAGAGGAGGCAGCAGGAGCAAGATGAAGCTCTGAAGGCAAGAAgcaaaaaggaggaggaggagagggaatgGTTGGCCGAGGAGGTGAAGACACAGAGCGAGGGCATCCACACCAGGATAGACAGACTGGAGGAGAAGGTGGATGAGGTGCTTAAAGAGCCAACATTGAAAAGCAACAACAGCGAAAACACAAGAGTCTCATTAATCCAGGTGAGAGGAAAATACTGCTTTCTTACAGCTTACTGGAATAAAATGAGTAGTACTCAAATGAgataaataacaattaaaaaaccaCAGACTAGTAAATGTTCTAATGGGGTGGCACTATTGGAGACAAACCTACATCAGAAGCTGaccaaaggttttatttttccaGAGACTGGTAGCAGCTCAGAACAGACGCATTGACCAGCTGGTGGAGAAAATGACGCAGCAGCAAGACAAACTGGAGAAACAGAGTCTGTACCTGCAAACACTACAGAGCAAGGTGAGTTTCACCAcattaaaataaactgtaaaccTTATGTGATTTagccagtgagagagagaacaaaaccTGGGACCTTCAACTGCTGAGATTACCTTAGCAGTAACATGATGAATGTAAGTGATTAATCAGAATTTTCTTGACCTTTCTCTGTGATCCGCCAGGTCGCACACAAGAGAGTAAAATCACACCGACGGAGAGATGAGGAGACGGCACTGATGGGAGAGCCAGCAGAGATCATCAAAGACACATCAGGTAAGAAATCACATCAgataaactgttaaaaaattaaaaaagatagaGACAAAGAGGCTCTGAGAATGAGGGAAAGAAAGTAAATGAGTGATGATGTTGAAAAGACTTTGTAAAAGGGTTTAACCTGTTGAGTGCTGAACACTTGTGCCGCCTTAGAAAAATTAACTACTAAGTAGCAACTGCCCTCATTTCCTCTTCTGGGCATTCCTCCTTAAGCACTaattgtaaataaacaaatacgAGTACTTTGAGATGAAACACAAATGCCTGAGAGTACACATCTACAACACATTAAACAGAGCGCACCAAGGAGCTATTCATGTATCCTAAAGTGACATAAGAGCAAACTTTCACCTTTGGACCTGAATTTACAATACTTGATTTGCTGGCAGAGCAGCTCACATACAGTCCAAAGATCAGGAGAACAGCATCTTTTCAAACACACCTATTATACTTTATGTTCTTAGGACACAGAAAGCTCAAGCAAGgtataaaaaagcagcaagtgTGATTAGTCAAGAATTTTTGCAAATGTACCAAATTTAATTTGCAAACTCATACCTGAGCCTGACTGAACACTCGCTGCTGCCTCAGTCTGAACAAAAACCTCAATGATCTGATCAGTTTTCTGTGCTTTGTCAGGTTTGGCCAGAGACTGTCACGACCTGTTTGTACGTGGGCAGCGAGCCAGCGGCGTCTACAGGATCCAACCAGAGAGCTCCCAGCCCTTTAACGTCCTCTGTCAAATGACTTCAGGTGAGTCAAACAAGAACTTtccataaaggtcctctggttaCACTGCTAGAAGCTAAGCgaggcaactttttttttttagccaaaaCTACACTTGTCTCAACATCTTAAATCACAGAGTAGACTCTCTAAAAGAACATTCCTGCTAACAGGAGACATTTTAGATCAAAATGGCTGCATGTCAGTTATAGGAGTtccaaaaaaattcaaatggctctcacatttattatttattttgtgttataaGCGTCTTTAACTTaatcttttttccctctctctgcagAAGGTGGATGGACCGTTATCCAGAAACGTCACGATGGATCCCAGGACTTCAACCAGCTGTGGGAAAGCTACAAGAGAGGTTTCGGCAACCTAAATGGTGAGAAAACTTGGCGCAAAGACGTTCTTTAAATATCTGCATCACTAAACCTCAAGGGCAACAATTAATCCAAACATCTCTCGTCCCCTCAGGTGAGTTTTGGTTGGGCTTGGAGAACATCCACTCTCTCTCCAAACAAGACCAGTACGTCCTGCAGGTGGAGATCTCTGATTGGGCAGGAGAGCGACAACAGGAGGCTCGGTATCAACTACAACTTGACGGAGAAGAGAAGAAGTTCGCTCTTCACCTGGAATCTTCATCTGGGGTTCAGGAGAAAATAATGACAACCGGAGAATCGGGTCTTCCTTTTTCTACAGCCGACAGAGACAACGACCTAGCTGCAGATGTCAACTGTGCTGAACTGCTCTCAGGTATGACGGCTTCACTGACCCCAAAACCTCAACACACAAACTGTCTGAGTGGCTTAATACCTGGAAAgatttaaaactttatttaataaaaatgctCTTTTTGTTGCAGGTGGTTGGTGGTTCAGTAGCTGTGGGGAATCAAACCTTAATGGTAAATATCCCAGAAGGCCGAGCTTGCTCAGGGGACAGCAATCCAGAAGACAAGGGATGTTTTGGACGTCCACAAACGGAAAAAACAACTCTGTAAAGACCACTCTTCTGAAAATCGCACCCTCCACAATAAAGCAATAAGCAGATCAGTCTGTCTCAAACAGCAGAGGACCAAAGaagacaaacacatcaaactgtATTTCACTCCATTTCATGATCTGTGTGAACGTGCACTGGATCATCAGATATTTCTATGCTGTGCCATACAATCAATCATTGTCTTAGTGGACATGTTCAGTCATATTGACAGGTGTTGATTCCCTTTATAAGGGCTTCTTAatcttatttttgtaatattttgtgttttaaacatttctactttaataatgttttttttttaacgtgtATACACTTTGGACATTTCATATTTCCTTTAATTAAGTGGatgaaataaaagtttaaaaaaatgtttaatacatCTTGGCTCTTTGTTCATGCTTAAAGGTGCAACAGCACGCAAATACAATAACCACTCATCAGCAGGTCCATGCCCATGTTGTGAGAAGTTGAGTTAAATCTGTCCTCCTGACTGAAAATTAGCATTTTGTTTTAGAATCTGACTTATTCACTGAGGttgattttaatttgtttgtttaaatttttatgtatgtttatCTTAGAACTGCCTGAACTTTTAGAAGAGGAATCTTGTgtgttattttacaaaaatacaatgaaatacttttaaaaaataattcattttcatttggtGACAAGACTTTAAAACAAGATTGTTCACTTCTGTTTATTTCTTCAATATCTTGGAGTACATTAAACCATGAACAGGTTATGGTAGCTCATCTTACAGATAGTCATCAGACACACACGTAACAAGGCATTTCATCGTCGTAGGATTCCCTGATATATACTGGATGAGCAGGCGCTCTAAAAACTCTTGCAAGGCACCTCAGACTGCCAACAGTTGTGTCATACATCATCTTACAGGTCAGTTTGTTGGCACCAAGGCAAATATACGTAATATGTGCAAAAGTCCTCAgcagcagaagaaaaagaagtttCCCGGAAAGATTAAAGCAAGCAAGTGAGTGAAACAGAAACATGTCGCTACATATTTCCACCTTAATGAGTGCATAAGAATCcataaaaatatgtttgttaacaatacacaataaaaatgtggcctgtgacttttttttctctagtagatcagcttgtgtgtgtgtgggaaagcACATAAAAAGTCATCTATAATAGCATGTGGGCACAGAGTATACAACAAGGGGGTTAAGAGCTTGCGTGTATGCTCTTATAGAACTTTATGTTTACAAACTTCACTCCAGTGTTTATTCACAGACATGGAAAAATGATAACTTTATCAGACAAGTCCCGgaaaaacaaagtacaaatacaagagttcatttaaaaaaaatttaaaaaaaagaaaaaggaatggcacaaaaaaagtgaaaaccgAGCACGGCAGGTCCACTTCTGTAGTTTTTTGCATTGCTGAAAAAGTTCTGTTAATGGTGCAGCGAGCAGCATTTTAAGCATCATAGTCGcattgtgatgttttttgcCTGCCATCACTACAAGCTCAGAAAGCTTTAGAGCCATTTTTCCAGGACAAAGGATGCTTAGGATGTTTTGGGGCTTAAAGCAATCCAGCAGACTTCCCACTGTAAAATGCAGTGTAAAAACTATAAGTCTTCTTTCTCTCAGGGACGAACTCATTTATGGTAATTATACTAAAATCGGAATAATAATCTTGTGATTATTGACGCTAAAATGCTTCAGCACCTTTAAGACTGATGAAACAATTCGAGGTGTGATGCGGTTTGGCAAAGCTTGAATTCAGCGCATcataaaaacaagtgaaaggagaaggtttaaat contains these protein-coding regions:
- the LOC116695515 gene encoding angiopoietin-related protein 4, whose amino-acid sequence is MKMPQLLILLMTILVHAATAFPTERRALLSQTKHASWDDMNVVAHGLLQLGQGLKEHVDKTKAQMRDINAKLKAFNCTVADLERRQQEQDEALKARSKKEEEEREWLAEEVKTQSEGIHTRIDRLEEKVDEVLKEPTLKSNNSENTRVSLIQRLVAAQNRRIDQLVEKMTQQQDKLEKQSLYLQTLQSKVAHKRVKSHRRRDEETALMGEPAEIIKDTSGLARDCHDLFVRGQRASGVYRIQPESSQPFNVLCQMTSEGGWTVIQKRHDGSQDFNQLWESYKRGFGNLNGEFWLGLENIHSLSKQDQYVLQVEISDWAGERQQEARYQLQLDGEEKKFALHLESSSGVQEKIMTTGESGLPFSTADRDNDLAADVNCAELLSGGWWFSSCGESNLNGKYPRRPSLLRGQQSRRQGMFWTSTNGKNNSVKTTLLKIAPSTIKQ